A genomic region of Alligator mississippiensis isolate rAllMis1 chromosome 4, rAllMis1, whole genome shotgun sequence contains the following coding sequences:
- the LOC106738625 gene encoding olfactory receptor 10R2-like, producing the protein MRPENQTVVTEFILIGFSNFPHLQMVLFVVFSLMYIVTLAGNIIIMTIIRVDKSLHIPMYFFLAILSFSETCYTLVIVPSMLTNLLIEHKTISFMGCAIQMCFFLGFGGTNCILLAVMGYDCYVAICKPLHYHILMKQTFCTKMVAFSAITSFLFALIETSFIFKLPFCRANQIHHFFCDMAPVIKLACTRNYIVEIIIFIFCMLAIFLSFILILFSYMLIFNTILKIPSAEGKQKAFSTCASHLIVVVVHFGCASIVYLRPKSTYSLEKDTLISVTYTVVTLLLNPIVYSLRNKDV; encoded by the coding sequence ATGAGACCAGAAAATCAAACTGTTGTGACAGAATTCATCCTAATCGGATTTTCCAATTTTCCACATCTGCAGATGGTGCTATTTGTTGTGTTTTCCCTCATGTACATAGTCACCCTGGCTGGAAATATTATCATCATGACAATCATCAGGGTTGATAAGAGTCTCCACatccccatgtacttcttcctcgcTATTCTCTCCTTTTCAGAGACCTGCTACACCTTGGTTATTGTCCCCAGCATGCTGACAAATTTGCTAATAGAACATAAGACAATTTCTTTCATGGGATGTGCTATCCAGATGTGTTTCTTCCTTGGTTTTGGAGGCACCAATTGCATACTGCTGGCAGTGATGGGATATGATTGCTATGTGGCCATATGTAAACCCTTGCATTACCATATCCTTATGAAGCAGACATTTTGCACCAAGATGGTGGCCTTTTCAGCAATAACCAGTTTTCTTTTTGCCTTGATAGAAACGTCTTTTATATTTAAGTTGCCTTTTTGTAGGGCAAACCAGATCCACCACTTCTTTTGTGACATGGCCCCAGTGATTAAATTGGCTTGCACCAGGAATTATATTGTTGAAATTATCATTTTTATCTTTTGCATGTTAGCTATATTTCTATCATTCATTTTGATCCTGTTCTCTTATATGCTAATCTTTAACACAATCCTTAAGATCCCTTCTGCTGAGGGGAAGCAGAAGGCCTTCTCCACCTGTGCCTCCCACCTCATTGTGGTGGTCGTACACTTTGGCTGTGCTTCCATTGTCTATTTAAGGCCCAAATCCACGTACTCCCTCGAGAAAGATACTCTGATTTCTGTGACTTACACAGTGGTGACTCTGTTACTGAACCCCATTGTGTATAGCCTGAGAAATAAAGATGTTTAA
- the LOC106738624 gene encoding LOW QUALITY PROTEIN: olfactory receptor 2A12-like (The sequence of the model RefSeq protein was modified relative to this genomic sequence to represent the inferred CDS: inserted 2 bases in 1 codon; substituted 1 base at 1 genomic stop codon), which produces MENHTFVTEFIILGFSISPKVQFFLFGLFSIVYTFSLIGNVLILMLIXLDSILHTPMYFFLCNLSILDICYACNNVPHMLKNLLFQRKTISFAACGVQIYLYLASALTECVLLAVMSYDCYVAICHPLRYDLIMNWRVCLVLVACSWVSGFLCGALQVILTMQLPFCGPSEVDHFFCELCNVXKLACADITVNKIVTSAISVFFLLFPFILVLISYLYILVAILCIHSAEGRRKTFSTCSSHLTVVGLFYGTAIIMYMGPTSSNLAIREKLLSLFYSFLNPLLNPVIYSLRNKQVKGALVKVLRRERISAST; this is translated from the exons ATGGAAAACCATACCTTTGTCACAGAATTCATCATCCTGGGATTCTCCATCAGCCCAAAGGTGCAATTCTTCCTCTTTGGATTGTTTTCCATAGTTTACACTTTCTCTCTGATTGGAAATGTACTTATTCTTATGTTAATCTAGCTGGATTCCATTCTCCACACTCCTATGTATTTCTTCTTGTGTAACCTCTCCATACTGGACATCTGCTATGCTTGCAATAATGTCCCCCATATGCTGAAGAACCTCCTTTTCCAGAGGAAAACCATCTCATTTGCTGCGTGTGGGGTACAGATATATCTCTACTTAGCTTCAGCCCTCACAGAATGTGTATTACTGGCAGTGATGTCCTATGATTGCTATGTGGCAATATGCCACCCCTTGCGCTACGATCTCATTATGAACTGGAGAGTGTGCCTCGTGCTGGTGGCATGTTCATGGGTCTCTGGGTTTCTGTGTGGTGCATTACAAGTGATTCTTACCATGCAATTGCCCTTCTGTGGGCCCAGTGAAGTGGACCACTTTTTCTGTGAACTCTGCAATGT AAAGCTGGCCTGTGCTGATATCACTGTCAACAAAATTGTCACATCTGCTATCTCTGTGTTCTTCCTCCTGTTTCCCTTCATCTTAGTTCTTATTTCATATCTATATATCCTAGTTGCCATCCTGTGCATCCACTCTGCTGAGGGACGGCGCAAAACCTTCTCTACCTGTAGCTCTCACCTGACTGTGGTGGGGCTCTTCTATGGAACGGCCATCATCATGTACATGGGACCCACTAGCAGCAACTTAGCCATTAGAGAGAAACTTCTTTCCCTTTTCTACAGCTTCCTTAATCCCTTGCTGAACCCCGTGAtatacagcctgaggaacaaacAGGTgaaaggtgccctggtgaaagTTCTCAGAAGGGAGAGAATCTCTGCTTCCACATAA